The following are from one region of the Mangifera indica cultivar Alphonso chromosome 14, CATAS_Mindica_2.1, whole genome shotgun sequence genome:
- the LOC123196373 gene encoding G-type lectin S-receptor-like serine/threonine-protein kinase At2g19130 → MHIMNNSWFALSLLLICFSLQSYVSLGADTISASQTISGDQTIVSAGGDFVLGFFKPGKPSNYYLGMWYGKVSEQTVVWVANRENPISDKYSSVLRISDGNLVLFNESKVPIWSTNLNSAITNPLEAVLLDKGNLILRELSSSSSKSLWESFDHPSHTWIPGMRMRLDKRTNISQRLISWKNIEDPAPGLFSFELDPNGSNALIMLWNGSQPHTYWSSGPWNENEKLFEDIPRADYIYEFSYHTNENESYFTYSVKNTSSIISQSSMDVLGQGKQMNWLEPTKSWILIGVQPHKNCEVYALCGVFGRCTEESLSFCDCLQGFQPSSEHDWNLQDYSGGCARKTQLQCQNNSVANGEKDTFLANLNMAFPKNPQSVPVESGVECETTCLNNCSCTAYAYEDSQCSIWFGDLLGVQQLGQGASDGKTLYIKLSASEFSSPESERVTVIGVVLGSVAFAVLLGLFVFVYLRRRENTMKTTKALEKGSLTAFAYKDLKKATKNFSEKLGGGGFGSVFKGVLPNSSVIAVKKLESLSQGEKEFRTEVSTVGTIQHINVVRLLGFCCEGNKRLLVYDYMTNGSLNLHLFHTKGSNVLDWKTRCRIALGSARGLAYLHEKCRDRIMHCDIKPENILLDAEFFPKVADFGLAKLVGREFSRVLTTIRGTKGYLAPEWISGVAITTKADVYSYGMMLFELVSGKRNSEQFDSENSKFFPTWVATAITEGVNVLKLLDSRLEGNADREEVLRICRVACWCIQDDETQRPSMGQVVQMLEGVLEVTQSPIPRSIQAYSHYQDQVNFFTASTSNRSPQSQNNNILATSS, encoded by the coding sequence ATGCATATCATGAACAATTCATGGTTTGcgctttctcttcttttaatttgcTTCTCTCTCCAATCTTATGTCTCTTTGGGTGCTGACACCATCTCTGCAAGCCAAACTATCTCCGGTGATCAAACTATTGTCTCTGCCGGTGGAGACTTTGTATTGGGCTTCTTCAAGCCAGGTAAACCTTCGAACTACTATTTGGGCATGTGGTATGGTAAAGTTTCTGAGCAAACTGTAGTTTGGGTGGCAAACAGAGAGAATCCCATTTCTGATAAATATTCCTCAGTTTTAAGAATCTCAGATGGTAATTTAGTCCTTTTCAACGAGTCCAAAGTGCCAATTTGGTCCACAAATCTAAACTCCGCCATCACAAATCCTCTGGAAGCAGTTCTTCTAGACAAAGGAAATCTTATTTTGAGAGAGTTGTCAAGTAGTTCATCAAAATCATTATGGGAAAGTTTTGATCATCCATCTCATACATGGATCCCCGGTATGAGGATGAGACTGGACAAACGGACCAACATAAGCCAACGTCTCATCTCGTGGAAGAATATAGAAGACCCTGCACCGGGCCTATTCTCTTTTGAGCTAGACCCAAATGGATCCAATGCTCTTATTATGTTGTGGAATGGTTCTCAACCTCATACTTACTGGTCTAGTGGACCTTGGAATGAGAATGAAAAGTTGTTCGAGGATATTCCTAGAGCAGATTATATCTATGAATTCAGCTATCATACCAACGAGAATGAGAGTTATTTTACGTATTCGGTGAAAAATACTAGTTCCATCATTTCTCAATCTTCTATGGATGTTTTAGGGCAGGGTAAACAAATGAATTGGCTCGAGCCTACCAAATCTTGGATTCTGATTGGGGTTCAACCCCATAAAAATTGTGAGGTATACGCTCTTTGTGGTGTATTTGGCCGCTGCACTGAGGAAAGTCTGTCTTTCTGTGATTGTTTGCAAGGTTTTCAGCCAAGCTCAGAGCATGATTGGAACTTGCAAGACTATTCTGGCGGTTGTGCGAGGAAAACGCAACTGCAGTGTCAAAACAATAGTGTTGCCAATGGAGAGAAGGATACATTTTTAGCAAATTTGAACATGGCATTCCCCAAAAATCCACAATCCGTGCCAGTGGAGAGTGGCGTCGAATGTGAAACAACCTGCTTGAATAACTGTTCTTGCACTGCTTATGCCTATGAAGACAGTCAGTGTTCTATTTGGTTTGGAGATCTTCTGGGTGTGCAACAACTTGGACAAGGCGCCTCAGATGGGAAAACTCTTTATATCAAGCTTTCAGCTTCGGAGTTTTCGAGTCCCGAAAGTGAAAGGGTAACAGTCATTGGTGTTGTTCTGGGCTCAGTGGCTTTTGCAGTTCTCTTGGGCCTTTTCGTGTTTGTGTATttgagaaggagagaaaacaCAATGAAAACAACTAAAGCACTTGAGAAGGGTTCTTTAACGGCATTTGCAtacaaagatttgaaaaaagcCACCAAGAATTTCTCAGAAAAATTAGGTGGGGGAGGTTTTGGTTCTGTTTTCAAAGGAGTTTTACCCAATTCAAGTGTCATAGCAGTGAAGAAGCTTGAAAGCTTGAGCCAAGGAGAGAAGGAATTTCGAACAGAAGTCAGCACAGTAGGAACCATTCAACATATCAATGTAGTACGGCTTCTGGGATTCTGCTGTGAAGGTAATAAGCGGTTGTTAGTCTATGACTACATGACAAATGGTTCTTTAAATTTGCATCTCTTCCATACAAAGGGTTCAAATGTACTTGATTGGAAAACAAGATGTAGAATCGCTCTGGGGTCAGCCAGAGGCTTAGCTTATCTCCATGAGAAATGCAGAGACCGCATCATGCATTGTGACATAAAGCCAGAAAACATTTTATTAGATGCTGAATTTTTCCCAAAAGTGGCAGATTTTGGCTTGGCGAAACTTGTTGGGCGAGAATTTAGCAGAGTCCTAACAACCATAAGAGGGACAAAAGGTTATCTTGCACCAGAATGGATTTCAGGAGTGGCCATTACAACTAAAGCTGATGTTTATAGCTATGGCATGATGCTTTTTGAACTTGTATCAGGAAAGAGAAATTCTGAACAATTCGATAGTGAAAACTCGAAATTCTTCCCAACTTGGGTTGCAACCGCAATAACTGAAGGTGTCAATGTGCTTAAGTTATTAGATTCTAGGTTGGAGGGCAATGCTGACAGAGAAGAGGTTTTGAGAATTTGTAGAGTGGCTTGTTGGTGCATCCAAGATGATGAAACTCAAAGGCCATCAATGGGTCAAGTAGTTCAAATGCTAGAGGGAGTTTTGGAGGTGACGCAGTCTCCAATTCCAAGATCTATCCAGGCATATTCTCACTACCAAGATCAGGTCAATTTTTTCACAGCCTCAACCTCAAACCGGAGTCCACAAtcgcaaaataataatattttagccACTTCATCATAG